One window from the genome of Mauremys mutica isolate MM-2020 ecotype Southern chromosome 4, ASM2049712v1, whole genome shotgun sequence encodes:
- the LOC123368862 gene encoding glycine N-acyltransferase-like protein 3 isoform X2, whose amino-acid sequence MLILSCPSKLRILEGMLRRGLPDTLPVYGTVMHVNRGNPAGQEVLVDSWPEFKMVLTRPRREVARDPSDYFTNLYTAFYRDEGACRALLGNSRAIDWGQAFQILGLQDGVHENIRDIARARGLEMETHPHRLLLHPDPPAMPQYRPEKGLRLAPVSPAHAMLLRDTWPFGGNSWSLRYLSLLIRHFPNACLLAPEGTPISWCLTDPLAALTHGYTLPEHRGQHLVRSVVGTLAAQLHACSFPVYGWVLPHNEPSLHTLQRLGFHILPGVFYLLVVRPGFAQSQPASALDSAQDPAPSSGERQHAQQHVAQGEGSGGEEDTA is encoded by the exons GTCTACGGCACGGTGATGCATGTGAACCGCGGGAACCCGGCTGGCCAGGAGGTGCTGGTGGATTCATGGCCAGAGTTCAAAATGGTCCTCACCCGGCCACGCAGAGAA GTGGCGCGGGACCCAAGTGATTATTTCACCAACTTGTACACGGCCTTTTACCGGGACGAGGGCGCCTGCCGGGCCCTGCTGGGGAACAGCCGCGCCATCGACTGGGGCCAGGCCTTCCAGATACTGG GGCTGCAGGACGGGGTACATGAGAACATCAGGGACAttgccagggccagggggctTGAGATGGAGACGCATCCGCACCGGCTACTACTGCACCCAGACCCGCCTGCCATGCCCCAGTACCG GCCTGAGAAGGGGCTCaggctggcccccgtgtcccccgCCCACGCCATGCTGCTCAGAGACACCTGGCCGTTTGGGGGGAACAGCTGGAGCCTGCGCTACCTGAGCCTCCTGATCCGCCACTTCCCCAACGCCTGCCTGCTGGCCCCTGAGGGGACCCCCATCTCCTGGTGCCTCACCGACCCACTGGCTGCCCTGACACACGGTTACACCCTCCCGGAGCATCGTGGCCAGCACCTCGTGAGGTCCGTGGTGGGGACGCTGGCAGCACAGTTGCATGCCTGCAGCTTCCCTGTTTACGGCTGGGTGCTGCCCCACAACGAGCCTTCGCTGCACACCCTGCAACGCCTCGGCTTCCACATCCTGCCTGGGGTGTTCTACCTGCTGGTGGTGAGGCCTGGGTTCGCCCAGTCCcagccagccagtgccctggACTCGGCTCAGGACcctgcgcccagctctggggaacgGCAACACGCCCAACAGCACGTagcacagggggaggggagcggaggagAAGAGGACACGGCCTAG
- the LOC123368862 gene encoding glycine N-acyltransferase-like protein 3 isoform X1, with product MVHSLVYKRLEQPLKERERQEPHSSTDTQELLLPLARSHPRCPSHCPAGSCEGPSRPAMLILSCPSKLRLLEGMLRQGLPDMLPVYGTVMHVNRGNPAGQEVLVDSWPEFKMVLTRPRREVARDPSDYFTNLYTAFYRDEGACRALLGNSRAIDWGQAFQILGLQDGVHENIRDIARARGLEMETHPHRLLLHPDPPAMPQYRPEKGLRLAPVSPAHAMLLRDTWPFGGNSWSLRYLSLLIRHFPNACLLAPEGTPISWCLTDPLAALTHGYTLPEHRGQHLVRSVVGTLAAQLHACSFPVYGWVLPHNEPSLHTLQRLGFHILPGVFYLLVVRPGFAQSQPASALDSAQDPAPSSGERQHAQQHVAQGEGSGGEEDTA from the exons ATGGTTCATTCGCTCGTGTATaagaggctggagcagcccctgaaggagagagagaggcaggaaccTCACAGCTCCACAGACACCCAggaactgctccttcccctggcaCGGAGTCACCCCAG GTGTCCCTCGCATTGTCCTGCTGGAAGCTGTGAAGGCCCATCCCGGCCAGCGATGCTGATCCTGAGCTGTCCCTCCAAGCTGCGGCTGCTGGAGGGGATGCTACGGCAGGGCCTGCCTGACATGCTGCCG GTCTACGGCACGGTGATGCATGTGAACCGCGGGAACCCGGCTGGCCAGGAGGTGCTGGTGGATTCATGGCCAGAGTTCAAAATGGTCCTCACCCGGCCACGCAGAGAA GTGGCGCGGGACCCAAGTGATTATTTCACCAACTTGTACACGGCCTTTTACCGGGACGAGGGCGCCTGCCGGGCCCTGCTGGGGAACAGCCGCGCCATCGACTGGGGCCAGGCCTTCCAGATACTGG GGCTGCAGGACGGGGTACATGAGAACATCAGGGACAttgccagggccagggggctTGAGATGGAGACGCATCCGCACCGGCTACTACTGCACCCAGACCCGCCTGCCATGCCCCAGTACCG GCCTGAGAAGGGGCTCaggctggcccccgtgtcccccgCCCACGCCATGCTGCTCAGAGACACCTGGCCGTTTGGGGGGAACAGCTGGAGCCTGCGCTACCTGAGCCTCCTGATCCGCCACTTCCCCAACGCCTGCCTGCTGGCCCCTGAGGGGACCCCCATCTCCTGGTGCCTCACCGACCCACTGGCTGCCCTGACACACGGTTACACCCTCCCGGAGCATCGTGGCCAGCACCTCGTGAGGTCCGTGGTGGGGACGCTGGCAGCACAGTTGCATGCCTGCAGCTTCCCTGTTTACGGCTGGGTGCTGCCCCACAACGAGCCTTCGCTGCACACCCTGCAACGCCTCGGCTTCCACATCCTGCCTGGGGTGTTCTACCTGCTGGTGGTGAGGCCTGGGTTCGCCCAGTCCcagccagccagtgccctggACTCGGCTCAGGACcctgcgcccagctctggggaacgGCAACACGCCCAACAGCACGTagcacagggggaggggagcggaggagAAGAGGACACGGCCTAG